Below is a genomic region from Streptomyces sp. RPA4-2.
CGCTGTGAGGGGGTGAGCCTCAGGGCGACGGCGCCGGGGTCGATCCTGCCCGGGACCGGTTTCTGGGGGGCGGCGCTCGCGGCGCCCGACTGGACCGCGGCGGCCAGCAGGGCGGAGACGCCGACGAGGGCGACGGCGGCGACACGACGACGGGCGGTGTGGGAGGTGCGTCTGTGCGAGGACATGCTGCTCAACACTGACTCCTTCTGCGTGGCCACGGCTCGCGCGGCCAGTGGGGATCCGGGCGGTGGGTAGCCGTCCGGGCAGAACAGGTCGGAACGCGGAACCAGTTGCACGAAGGTCTTCGGTCGCGGCACGGCGGAGGTGCTGTGAGGTTGCTGTGGAGCGACCGTGGGAAGAGTGGCAGGAGATCTCGTCTCCTGTCAGGAGCGCATCAAGAACTTGGCCGGAATCATTTCGTTCTCCGGTTGGTCATGTTCGGTAAACGAACCCGTGCATCTCTGTGCACCCGGACCGGATCCGACCGCACCGACGCGGTGGTCGGCAAGATCGTGTACGACGCCGTGACGAACGTGACGAACGGTCCCGTCCTGAGAGGAATTGGCTCGTTCGTGCGCCGTGTCCGTGAAGTCGTCTCCGTGAAGCCGGGCCCCCGGAGCCGTGGTCGGCCGCGCAGGTGATGCCGGCCCGTGCCGTCCGTGCCGTGGTGGCGGAGTGGCCCCGTCACACCGTGACGACGACCTTCGCGCGGGCGTGTTCCCCCTCCACGTACCGGATGGCCTCGGGCACCTCGCCGAGCGCCCCGTACATCCGGTCGACGACCGGGATGACCTTCCCGGACTCGACGAACTCCCGCAGCACGGCCAGGTTCGCCCCGCTCGGTGCCGCGAAGAACGTGAGCAGCCGCTGGCCGACGAAGCGTGACAGCACCTGCCCCTTGAGGATGAGACGCATCGGCCCGAGGAGGCTGCCGCCCCCGGACACGCCCCCGCCGGACAGCAGGAGCGTTCCCGTGGGCGTGAGCGCGCGCCGCAGGTCCGACAGCGAGCGGTTGGCCACGAGGTCGAACACGACGTCGTGGCGCGTCCCCGCACGGGTGAAGTCGTCCCGGGTGTAGTCGATGACGTGGTCCGCGCCGAGCGAGCGGATGAGGTCCACGTTCCGCGTGCTGCACACGGCGGTCACCTCCGCGCCGTACGCCTTGGCGATCTGCACGGCGAAGGTCCCGACCCCGCCCGACGCGCCGTTGACCAGGACCCGCTGCCCCGTCGTCACACGGCTCAGGTCGCGCAGGCCGATGAGCGCGGTGTTCCCCGCGAGCGGCAGCGCGGCGGCCTGCTCGAAGCTCAGCCCGGCCGGCTTCAGGGCCACCATGTCCTGCGACGCCGCCACGTACTGTGCGAACGCGCCGTCGGTCTCGCCGAACACCTCGTCCCCGGGCCGCAGCCGCTTCACGTCCGCGCCGACCGCCTCCACCCGGCCGGCGAAGTCCCGGCCGCGGACCGCCGTCCTCGGGCGGCGGACACCGAAGGACAGCCGCGCCAGATACGGGTCGCCGCGCATGAGGTGCCAGTCGTAGGCGTTGACGGACACCGCGCGCACCCGCACGAGAACCTCACCCGCGCCGGGTACCGGTCTGTCGAACTCCTTCAGCTCCAGCACATCGGGAGAGCCGTACCGGTCCTGGGCGATCGCCTTCATCGGGCCTCCGTGACACACGGGAACGCGAGGGGTCGGTGCGAAGGGTGCATCGGGCGGCCGGGCGCCACTGCTCACGACGGTAGCCGAGCGGGCGGGGTACGGGAATCGGGGCGAGCCCGGAGGGGAGGGAG
It encodes:
- a CDS encoding NAD(P)-dependent alcohol dehydrogenase produces the protein MKAIAQDRYGSPDVLELKEFDRPVPGAGEVLVRVRAVSVNAYDWHLMRGDPYLARLSFGVRRPRTAVRGRDFAGRVEAVGADVKRLRPGDEVFGETDGAFAQYVAASQDMVALKPAGLSFEQAAALPLAGNTALIGLRDLSRVTTGQRVLVNGASGGVGTFAVQIAKAYGAEVTAVCSTRNVDLIRSLGADHVIDYTRDDFTRAGTRHDVVFDLVANRSLSDLRRALTPTGTLLLSGGGVSGGGSLLGPMRLILKGQVLSRFVGQRLLTFFAAPSGANLAVLREFVESGKVIPVVDRMYGALGEVPEAIRYVEGEHARAKVVVTV